The following are encoded in a window of Parambassis ranga chromosome 15, fParRan2.1, whole genome shotgun sequence genomic DNA:
- the cox15 gene encoding heme A synthase COX15 — translation MLLSSLRTTFFCGCRNAGKGFQNSSSPQLRQWLVRRGQSTVTAEVGSSSTRAAVATVPNAATNRIVGRWLLGCSGLVVGAVVLGGVTRLTESGLSMVDWHLVREMKPPQSQAEWEAEFNKYQQFPEFKILNHDMTLSEFKFIFYMEWGHRMWGRLVGLAYILPTIYFWKKGYFTRSMKGKVLGLCGFVFFQGLLGWYMVKSGLEEKPESYDVPRVSQYRLSAHLGSALLLYCASLWTGLTLLSPAHKIAETKRIMQLRKFAKGTGGLVFLTALSGAFVAGLDAGLVYNSFPKMGERWIPDDLLAFSPTLKNFFENPTTVQFDHRILGISSLTAITGLYLFSRRMVLPRRAKIAISLLTAMAYTQVALGVSTLLLYVPTPLAATHQSGSVALLSLAIWVLAELRKMPK, via the exons ATGTTACTCTCATCGTTACGGACAACGTTTTTTTGTGGTTGCAGAAACGCTGGAAAAGGCTTTCAAAACAGCAGC AGTCCACAGCTACGACAATGGCTTGTGAGGAGAGGTCAGAGCACTGTCACAGCGGAGGTGGGATCCTCCTCCACCCGAGCAGCGGTAGCTACTGTCCCCAATGCAGCCACAAATCGCATAGTCGGTCGCTGGTTACTCGGATGCAGCGGGCTGGTGGTTGGAGCGGTTGTCTTGGGTGGTGTCACAAG ACTAACAGAATCAGGGCTTTCTATGGTTGACTGGCACCTGGTGAGAGAGATGAAGCCACCACAATCACAAGCAGAGTGGGAGGCTGAGTTCAACAAGTATCAGCAGTTTCCAGAATTCAAAAT ACTGAACCATGACATGACTCTGTCAGAGTTTAAGTTTATTTTCTACATGGAGTGGGGACATCGTATGTGGGGCAGGCTGGTTGGACTGGCATACATCCTCCCCACCATTTACTTCTGGAAGAAAGGATACTTCACTCGCTCCATGAAAGGAAAAGTGCTGGGGCTCTGTGGATTTGTGTTCTTCCAG GGCCTTCTGGGGTGGTACATGGTAAAAAGTGGGTTGGAGGAGAAGCCTGAGTCTTATGACGTCCCCCGAGTCAGCCAGTATCGTCTGAGTGCACACCTCGGCTCTGCCTTGCTGCTCTACTGCGCCAGTCTCTGGACAGGGCTTACTCTATTGTCCCCAGCGCACAAG ATTGCAGAAACCAAACGCATCATGCAGCTCAGGAAATTTGCCAAGGGTACCGGAGGACTGGTCTTCCTTACTGCTCTTTCAG GTGCCTTTGTTGCTGGTTTGGATGCTGGGCTGGTATACAACTCCTTCCCTAAGATGGGAGAGCGCTGGATTCCTGATGATCTCTTGGCCTTCTCTCCTACCCTCAAGAACTTTTTTGAAAACCCCACAACTGTGCAGTTTGACCACAGGATTTTG GGGATCTCCTCTCTGACAGCAATTACGGGCCTTTATCTCTTCTCAAGGAGGATGGTACTGCCCAGGAGAGCGAAGATTGCCATCAGCCTCCTCACAGCGATGGCCTATACACAG gttgCCCTTGGTGTCAGCACCCTGTTGCTCTATGTCCCCACCCCCCTGGCAGCAACTCACCAGTCTGGTTCTGTGGCTCTTCTGTCACTGGCCATTTGGGTTTTGGCAGAGCTTCGCAAAATGCCAAAGTAA
- the cutc gene encoding copper homeostasis protein cutC homolog, protein MADGFLMEVCVDSVESAVNAERGGAGRLELCSSLLEGGLTPSVGLLQVVKQYVKIPVYVMIRPRGGDFLYSDQEVEVMRKDIELMKSQGADGLVLGALTEDGRLDAELCMELLAVARPLPVTFHRAFDMVHDPAVALETLVSLGFQRVLTSGCDSSALEGLPLIKRLIDQAKGRIIIMPGGGITERNLQRILEGSGAQEFHCSARSSRDSAMKFRNTCVMMGAAFSAPEYSLKVADVSKVRTLNAIAKNTL, encoded by the exons ATGGCAGATGGCTTTTTAATGGAAGTGTGTGTGGACTCCGTGGAGTCTGCTGTCAATGCTGAACGAGGAG GTGCAGGTCGGCTTGAGTTGTGTTCAAGTCTTCTGGAGGGAGGGCTCACTCCCAGTGTAG GTCTGCTGCAGGTAGTGAAGCAGTATGTCAAAATTCCAGTCTATGTGATGATACGGCCCCGTGGGGGAGACTTTCTGTACTCAGACCAGGAAGTGGAGGTGATGAGGAAGGACATTGAGCTAATGAAGAGCCAAGGGGCTGATGGACTAGTACTGGGAGCTCTGACTGAGGATGGACGGTTGGATGCAGAGCTCTGCATGGAATTACTAG ctGTCGCTCGACCTTTGCCTGTCACCTTCCACCGAG CATTCGACATGGTCCATGACCCTGCAGTTGCTTTGGAGACTCTGGTTTCATTGGGCTTTCAGCGAGTGCTGACAAGTGGCTGTGACAGCTCTGCTTTGGAGGGACTGCCGCTCATTAAACGGCTCATTGATCAA GCTAAAGGGAGAATTATCATAATGCCAG GTGGTGGTATCACAGAAAGGAACCTGCAGAGAATATTAGAGGGGTCAGGGGCTCAAGAGTTCCACTGTTCTGCCCGCTCCAGCAGGGATTCTGCAATGAAGTTCAG GAACACCTGTGTGATGATGGGAGCTGCGTTCTCAGCACCTGAGTACAGCCTGAAGGTGGCAGACGTGAGCAAAGTCCGGACTCTAAATGCAATAGCCAAAAATACCTTGTGA
- the abcc2 gene encoding ATP-binding cassette sub-family C member 2 isoform X1: MCAAALEDYCGSIFWNASYLNREDPDLPICMEQTVLVWIPLGFLWLCAPHHLVSLCRKTRVNTKHLSRLYLCKQLVVSLLFLTAIASLAVTLGEDYGPSNDPSSTVKNSAVYYVNPALYAVTWILLLLCQEGMRRRKGVDSATLFFFWLLLVLCDIFPFQTLLREALRKGEINDLPRFCLFYITFSLELIAFVLSALADISPETAELVKKNPEAGATFLSRITFNWINSMVVKGYKQPLVQEDMWDLNKVESTAYINEHFQHFMQSELGAARVRYQNKLKKSANTGDNAQEVASENCLSNGLGKGVSQDVLMMEEKGTKEDKKKKKKDKKKEEEDYPNSWLITTIYKTFKLVLLESAFFKLLQDLLAFASPQLLKLMISFTQDKSRHAWEGYLYAVLLLVVALLQSLFLQQYFQRCFVLGMKVRTAIMAAVYKKALVVSNDTRKESTVGETVNLMSADAQRFNDVTNFIHLLWSCPLQIIVSIAFLWLELGPSVLAGLAVMVLMVPINGLLATKARKFQIENMKFKDKRLKIMNEILNGIKILKLYAWEPSFQAQVEDIRGQELKVMRKFAYLTSVSTFIFSCAPALVSLATFAVFVGVSSDNVLTAEKAFTSISLFNILRFPLAMLPMLIAAMVQTTVSLKRLEKFLGGEDLESDIVHHDPSFKSAVSVSDGVFAWERDAEPLLKNVSLEIKPGRLVAVVGAVGSGKSSLMSALLGEMHCSKGFINIRGSLAFVPQQAWIQNATVRDNILFGSHDEEERFQEVIRACALAPDLQLLPGGDLTEIGEKGINLSGGQKQRVSLARAAYSQADIYLLDDPLSAVDSHVGKHLFDNVIGPNGLLKDKTRILVTHGVSFLPYVDEIVVLVDGLVSEVGTYNSLRASGGAFSEFLDTYAKEQNNQTHSDSDRCQDTADLELIPDIEDTQPDSPMEDAVSITLKRESSIRRSQRNNSIRLRKSSSVRKPEGHAESKKGQRLIEKEAMETGQVKFSMYLQYLRSMGWGYSVIVFLIYFIQNIAFIGQNLWLSDWTNDAVEYYNKTYPVWKRDTRVGVFGALGVAQGFFVFLGTLLLANASVAASRIMHSRLLNNILRVPMVFFDTTPIGRIVNRFAKDIFTVDEAIPQSFRSWLLCLLGVLGTLFVICLATPFFTIIIIPLALIYYFVQRFYVATSRQLRRLDSVSRSPIYSHFGETVSGLSVIRAYNHQERFLKHNEITIDENLKSVYPWIVSNRWLAIRLEFLGNLVVFFAALFAVISRDSLDSGLVGLSISYALNVTQTLNWLVRMTSELETNIVAVERVSEYSELDNEATWVTDTRPPEKWPEAGRVQFENYKVRYRPGLDLVLHGITCDIDSTEKIGIVGRTGAGKSSLTNCMFRIIEAAEGRIIIDDVDISSIGLHDLRNRITIIPQDPVLFSGTLRMNLDPFDKFSDEEIWRVLELSHLKGYVSGLQEGLQHEVAEGGENLSVGQRQLLCLARALLRKSRILILDEATAAVDLETDNLIQNTIRKEFSHCTVLTIAHRLNTIMDSSRVMVLHDGKIVEFDSPNNLLEKRGHFCAMAKDAGITQQYDTAL, from the exons atgtgtgctgcagctctggagGACTACTGTGGGTCCATCTTCTGG AATGCTTCATACCTGAATAGAGAAGACCCAGACCTTCCAATATGTATGGAGCAGACAGTTCTGGTGTGGATCCCCCTCGGGTTCCTGTGGCTGTGTGCTCCTCACCACCTGGTGTCTCTCTGCAGGAAGACACGTGTAAACACAAAGCATCTGTCCAGGCTGTATCTCTGCAAACAG CTCGTGGTGTCTCTGTTGTTCCTGACAGCCATTGCGTCTCTGGCAGTCACATTAGGAGAGGATTATGGTCCAAGTAATGACCCGTCTTCAACTGTGAAAAATTCTGCTGTATACTATGTCAACCCTGCCCTGTATGCAGTCACATGG ATACTCCTGCTGTTGTGTCAGGAAGGAATGAGGCGGAGAAAAGGAGTCGACTCTGctactctttttttcttctggttGCTCCTTGTTTTGTGTGATATATTCCCATTCCAGACCCTCTTAAGAGAGGCACTCCGGAAG GGAGAAATCAACGATCTTCCTCGTTTCTGCCTTTTCTACATCACTTTCAGCTTGGAGTTGATTGCCTTTGTTCTCTCTGCTCTGGCTGATATCTCTCCAGAAACAGCGGAGCTTGTAAAAAAG AATCCTGAAGCAGGTGCAACATTTTTGAGCAGAATCACTTTCAATTGGATTAACAG tatggTGGTGAAAGGCTACAAACAGCCCCTGGTTCAGGAGGACATGTGGGACCTGAACAAGGTGGAAAGCACTGCTTACATCAACGAGCACTTCCAGCATTTCATGCAGTCTGAATTGGGTGCAGCTCGGGTCAGATaccaaaacaaactgaagaaaTCGGCTAACACTGGAGACAATGCGCAGGAAGTGGCCAGTGAAAATTGCCTCTCCAATGGCCTGGGTAAAGGTGTGAGTCAGGATGTGTTGATGATG GAGGAAAAGGGTACAAAAGaagataaaaagaagaagaaaaaggacaaaaagaaggaggaagaagactaTCCCAACTCATGGCTGATCACCACCATTTACAAGACCTTTAAACTGGTTCTGCTTGAATCTGCCTTCTTTAAACTTCTGCAGGACCTGCTGGCATTTGCCAGTCCTCAGCTGCTGAA ACTCATGATTTCCTTCACTCAGGATAAATCCAGACATGCCTGGGAAGGGTATTTGTATGCGGTGTTGCTGCTGGTTGTAGCCCTTCTGCAGTCTCTGTTCCTTCAGCAGTACTTCCAGCGCTGTTTTGTGCTCGGGATGAAAGTTCGCACCGCTATCATGGCTGCTGTGTacaaaaag GCGTTAGTGGTGTCCAATGACACACGCAAAGAATCAACTGTAGGAGAAACTGTGAACCTGATGTCAGCCGATGCCCAGCGCTTCAACGATGTAACCAACTTCATCCATCTGCTTTGGTCCTGCCCTCTGCAGATCATTGTATCCATTGCTTTCTTGTGGCTGGAGTTAGGACCTTCTGTGTTGGCAGGATTAGCAGTCATGGTACTGATGGTGCCTATAAATGGACTGCTAGCAACCAAGGCCAGAAAATTCCAG ATAGAGAACATGAAGTTTAAAGATAAGAGATTGAAAATCATGAATGAAATCCTGAATGGCATCAAG atTCTGAAGCTGTATGCATGGGAGCCATCATTCCAGGCACAGGTGGAAGACATTAGGGGGCAAGAACTGAAGGTCATGAGGAAGTTTGCCTACCTGACGTCTGTCTCTACCTTCATCTTCAGCTGTGCCCCAGCACTG GTGTCTTTGGCCACATTTGCAGTGTTTGTAGGCGTGAGCTCAGACAATGTGTTAACTGCAGAGAAAGCTTTCACTTCCATTTCTCTGTTCAACATCCTCCGTTTTCCCCTCGCCATGCTGCCCATGCTCATCGCTGCCATGGTGCAA ACAACAGTGTCTCTAAAGCGCCTGGAGAAGTTTCTGGGAGGGGAAGACCTTGAAAGTGACATTGTGCACCATGATCCCAGTTTCA AATCTGCTGTTAGTGTTAGTGATGGTGTCTTTGCCTGGGAAAGAGATGCCGAGCCTCTGCTGAAGAA TGTCTCCTTGGAGATTAAACCTGGTCGATTAGTTGCAGTGGTGGGAGCTGTCGGCTCTGGGAAGTCCTCACTCATGTCAGCCCTACTTGGAGAGATGCACTGCTCCAAAGGCTTCATCAACATTCGG GGATCCCTAGCTTTTGTGCCACAGCAAGCCTGGATCCAAAACGCTACTGTCAGGGATAATATCTTGTTTGGTTCCCATGATGAGGAGGAGCGGTTTCAAGAGGTAATACGTGCTTGTGCCCTCGcccctgacctgcagcttctgcCTGGAGGAGATCTCACTGAGATTGGAGAGAAA GGTATCAACCTCTCAGGGGGTCAGAAGCAGCGTGTGAGCTTGGCCAGAGCAGCGTACAGTCAGGCTGATATTTATCTACTGGACGACCCCTTGTCTGCTGTTGATTCTCATGTAGGAAAGCATCTGTTTGATAATGTCATTGGACCCAACGGACTACTCAAAGACAAG ACTCGCATCCTGGTGACACATGGTGTAAGCTTTCTGCCTTATGTAGATGAAATAGTGGTTTTGGTGGATGGACTGGTTTCTGAGGTTGGAACTTACAACAGCCTGCGTGCCAGTGGAGGAGCTTTTTCTGAATTTCTCGACACATACGCCAAAGAGCAAAATAATCAGACCCATTCAGACTCAG ATCGATGCCAGGATACTGCAGATTTAGAGCTCATTCCTGACATTGAGGACACTCAACCTGACTCTCCTATGGAAGACGCAGTTTCAATTACACTGAAGAGAGAAAGCAGCATCCGCCGCAGCCAGAGAAACAACAG taTCAGATTAAGAAAAAGCAGCTCTGTTAGAAAACCTGAAGGTCATGCTGAATCAAAAAAAGGCCAGAGGCTCATAGAGAAGGAAGCTATGGAAACAGGACAA GTGAAGTTCTCAATGTACCTCCAGTACCTGCGATCCATGGGGTGGGGATATTCCGTCATTGTGTTCCTCATTTACTTCATCCAGAACATTGCTTTCATCGGTCAAAACCTGTGGCTGAGTGACTGGACCAATGATGCGGTGGAGTATTACAACAAGACATACCCTGTCTGGAAGAGGGACACCAGGGTGGGAGTGTTTGGAGCTCTAGGAGTGGCTCAGG gcttctttgtgtttctgggTACACTGCTTCTTGCCAATGCATCAGTTGCTGCATCTCGTATCATGCACTCAAGGCTGCTGAACAATATTCTGCGAGTGCCCATGGTGTTCTTTGACACCACACCAATTGGAAGAATTGTCAATCGCTTTGCAAAG GACATTTTCACCGTAGACGAAGCCATTCCTCAGTCATTCCGCTCCTggctcctgtgtctgctgggcGTGCTGGGGACGCTGTTTGTCATCTGCCTGGCCACCCCTTTCTTTACCATAATCATCATTCCTCTGGCCCTGATCTATTACTTTGTACAG CGCTTCTATGTAGCCACGTCAAGGCAGCTGCGTCGACTGGACTCAGTGTCTCGCTCTCCTATATATTCTCACTTTGGTGAGACAGTGTCAGGTCTGTCAGTGATAAGAGCCTACAATCATCAAGAGAGGTTTCTTAAACACAATGAAATAACTATTGATGAAAACCTCAAAAGCGTTTACCCGTGGATAGTGTCGAACAG ATGGCTGGCCATCCGTCTAGAGTTCCTTGGAAACCTGGTGGTGTTTTTCGCCGCTCTGTTTGCTGTCATTTCTAGAGATTCTCTCGATAGCGGCCTTGTTGGACTGTCTATATCCTACGCCCTTAAC GTAACACAGACCCTCAACTGGCTGGTGAGAATGACGTCAGAACTGGAGACTAACATTGTAGCTGTGGAGAGAGTGAGTGAATATTCTGAGCTGGACAATGAG gCTACATGGGTAACTGACACTCGGCCTCCAGAGAAGTGGCCAGAGGCAGGAAGAGTGCAGTTTGAAAACTACAAAGTCCGTTACAGACCTGGATTAGACCTGGTGCTGCATGGAATCACTTGTGACATCGACAGCACAGAgaag ATCGGTATAGTGGGCCGCACAGGTGCTGGGAAATCCAGCCTCACAAACTGCATGTTTAGGATTATTGAAGCTGCAGAAGGTCGCATTATCATTGATGATGTAGATATATCTTCAATAGGCCTACACGACTTGAGAAACAGGATCACAATCATACCACAG GATCCAGTGTTGTTCTCCGGGACACTGAGGATGAACTTGGACCCATTTGACAAATTCAGTGATGAGGAGATTTGGAGAGTGCTGGAGCTCTCTCATCTGAAGGGCTACGTATCAGGGCTACAGGAAGGATTGCAACATGAAGTTGCAGAAGGCGGAGAGAACCTCAG TGTCGGGCAGAGGCAGCTGCTGTGTCTGGCTCGAGCACTGCTCAGGAAGTCTCGTATCTTAATTCTGGATGAAGCAACGGCAGCTGTTGACCTGGAGACTGACAACCTGATTCAAAACACCATCCGCAAAGAGTTTTCACACTGCACTGTCCTCACCATTGCCCACCGCCTGAATACTATCATGGACAGCTCCAG GGTAATGGTCCTTCATGATGGCAAAATTGTCGAATTTGATTCTCCGAACAACCTCCTGGAAAAACGCGGTCACTTCTGTGCGATGGCAAAGGATGCAGGGATTACACAACAATACGACACAGCTCTGTAA
- the abcc2 gene encoding ATP-binding cassette sub-family C member 2 isoform X2: MVVKGYKQPLVQEDMWDLNKVESTAYINEHFQHFMQSELGAARVRYQNKLKKSANTGDNAQEVASENCLSNGLGKGVSQDVLMMEEKGTKEDKKKKKKDKKKEEEDYPNSWLITTIYKTFKLVLLESAFFKLLQDLLAFASPQLLKLMISFTQDKSRHAWEGYLYAVLLLVVALLQSLFLQQYFQRCFVLGMKVRTAIMAAVYKKALVVSNDTRKESTVGETVNLMSADAQRFNDVTNFIHLLWSCPLQIIVSIAFLWLELGPSVLAGLAVMVLMVPINGLLATKARKFQIENMKFKDKRLKIMNEILNGIKILKLYAWEPSFQAQVEDIRGQELKVMRKFAYLTSVSTFIFSCAPALVSLATFAVFVGVSSDNVLTAEKAFTSISLFNILRFPLAMLPMLIAAMVQTTVSLKRLEKFLGGEDLESDIVHHDPSFKSAVSVSDGVFAWERDAEPLLKNVSLEIKPGRLVAVVGAVGSGKSSLMSALLGEMHCSKGFINIRGSLAFVPQQAWIQNATVRDNILFGSHDEEERFQEVIRACALAPDLQLLPGGDLTEIGEKGINLSGGQKQRVSLARAAYSQADIYLLDDPLSAVDSHVGKHLFDNVIGPNGLLKDKTRILVTHGVSFLPYVDEIVVLVDGLVSEVGTYNSLRASGGAFSEFLDTYAKEQNNQTHSDSDRCQDTADLELIPDIEDTQPDSPMEDAVSITLKRESSIRRSQRNNSIRLRKSSSVRKPEGHAESKKGQRLIEKEAMETGQVKFSMYLQYLRSMGWGYSVIVFLIYFIQNIAFIGQNLWLSDWTNDAVEYYNKTYPVWKRDTRVGVFGALGVAQGFFVFLGTLLLANASVAASRIMHSRLLNNILRVPMVFFDTTPIGRIVNRFAKDIFTVDEAIPQSFRSWLLCLLGVLGTLFVICLATPFFTIIIIPLALIYYFVQRFYVATSRQLRRLDSVSRSPIYSHFGETVSGLSVIRAYNHQERFLKHNEITIDENLKSVYPWIVSNRWLAIRLEFLGNLVVFFAALFAVISRDSLDSGLVGLSISYALNVTQTLNWLVRMTSELETNIVAVERVSEYSELDNEATWVTDTRPPEKWPEAGRVQFENYKVRYRPGLDLVLHGITCDIDSTEKIGIVGRTGAGKSSLTNCMFRIIEAAEGRIIIDDVDISSIGLHDLRNRITIIPQDPVLFSGTLRMNLDPFDKFSDEEIWRVLELSHLKGYVSGLQEGLQHEVAEGGENLSVGQRQLLCLARALLRKSRILILDEATAAVDLETDNLIQNTIRKEFSHCTVLTIAHRLNTIMDSSRVMVLHDGKIVEFDSPNNLLEKRGHFCAMAKDAGITQQYDTAL; encoded by the exons atggTGGTGAAAGGCTACAAACAGCCCCTGGTTCAGGAGGACATGTGGGACCTGAACAAGGTGGAAAGCACTGCTTACATCAACGAGCACTTCCAGCATTTCATGCAGTCTGAATTGGGTGCAGCTCGGGTCAGATaccaaaacaaactgaagaaaTCGGCTAACACTGGAGACAATGCGCAGGAAGTGGCCAGTGAAAATTGCCTCTCCAATGGCCTGGGTAAAGGTGTGAGTCAGGATGTGTTGATGATG GAGGAAAAGGGTACAAAAGaagataaaaagaagaagaaaaaggacaaaaagaaggaggaagaagactaTCCCAACTCATGGCTGATCACCACCATTTACAAGACCTTTAAACTGGTTCTGCTTGAATCTGCCTTCTTTAAACTTCTGCAGGACCTGCTGGCATTTGCCAGTCCTCAGCTGCTGAA ACTCATGATTTCCTTCACTCAGGATAAATCCAGACATGCCTGGGAAGGGTATTTGTATGCGGTGTTGCTGCTGGTTGTAGCCCTTCTGCAGTCTCTGTTCCTTCAGCAGTACTTCCAGCGCTGTTTTGTGCTCGGGATGAAAGTTCGCACCGCTATCATGGCTGCTGTGTacaaaaag GCGTTAGTGGTGTCCAATGACACACGCAAAGAATCAACTGTAGGAGAAACTGTGAACCTGATGTCAGCCGATGCCCAGCGCTTCAACGATGTAACCAACTTCATCCATCTGCTTTGGTCCTGCCCTCTGCAGATCATTGTATCCATTGCTTTCTTGTGGCTGGAGTTAGGACCTTCTGTGTTGGCAGGATTAGCAGTCATGGTACTGATGGTGCCTATAAATGGACTGCTAGCAACCAAGGCCAGAAAATTCCAG ATAGAGAACATGAAGTTTAAAGATAAGAGATTGAAAATCATGAATGAAATCCTGAATGGCATCAAG atTCTGAAGCTGTATGCATGGGAGCCATCATTCCAGGCACAGGTGGAAGACATTAGGGGGCAAGAACTGAAGGTCATGAGGAAGTTTGCCTACCTGACGTCTGTCTCTACCTTCATCTTCAGCTGTGCCCCAGCACTG GTGTCTTTGGCCACATTTGCAGTGTTTGTAGGCGTGAGCTCAGACAATGTGTTAACTGCAGAGAAAGCTTTCACTTCCATTTCTCTGTTCAACATCCTCCGTTTTCCCCTCGCCATGCTGCCCATGCTCATCGCTGCCATGGTGCAA ACAACAGTGTCTCTAAAGCGCCTGGAGAAGTTTCTGGGAGGGGAAGACCTTGAAAGTGACATTGTGCACCATGATCCCAGTTTCA AATCTGCTGTTAGTGTTAGTGATGGTGTCTTTGCCTGGGAAAGAGATGCCGAGCCTCTGCTGAAGAA TGTCTCCTTGGAGATTAAACCTGGTCGATTAGTTGCAGTGGTGGGAGCTGTCGGCTCTGGGAAGTCCTCACTCATGTCAGCCCTACTTGGAGAGATGCACTGCTCCAAAGGCTTCATCAACATTCGG GGATCCCTAGCTTTTGTGCCACAGCAAGCCTGGATCCAAAACGCTACTGTCAGGGATAATATCTTGTTTGGTTCCCATGATGAGGAGGAGCGGTTTCAAGAGGTAATACGTGCTTGTGCCCTCGcccctgacctgcagcttctgcCTGGAGGAGATCTCACTGAGATTGGAGAGAAA GGTATCAACCTCTCAGGGGGTCAGAAGCAGCGTGTGAGCTTGGCCAGAGCAGCGTACAGTCAGGCTGATATTTATCTACTGGACGACCCCTTGTCTGCTGTTGATTCTCATGTAGGAAAGCATCTGTTTGATAATGTCATTGGACCCAACGGACTACTCAAAGACAAG ACTCGCATCCTGGTGACACATGGTGTAAGCTTTCTGCCTTATGTAGATGAAATAGTGGTTTTGGTGGATGGACTGGTTTCTGAGGTTGGAACTTACAACAGCCTGCGTGCCAGTGGAGGAGCTTTTTCTGAATTTCTCGACACATACGCCAAAGAGCAAAATAATCAGACCCATTCAGACTCAG ATCGATGCCAGGATACTGCAGATTTAGAGCTCATTCCTGACATTGAGGACACTCAACCTGACTCTCCTATGGAAGACGCAGTTTCAATTACACTGAAGAGAGAAAGCAGCATCCGCCGCAGCCAGAGAAACAACAG taTCAGATTAAGAAAAAGCAGCTCTGTTAGAAAACCTGAAGGTCATGCTGAATCAAAAAAAGGCCAGAGGCTCATAGAGAAGGAAGCTATGGAAACAGGACAA GTGAAGTTCTCAATGTACCTCCAGTACCTGCGATCCATGGGGTGGGGATATTCCGTCATTGTGTTCCTCATTTACTTCATCCAGAACATTGCTTTCATCGGTCAAAACCTGTGGCTGAGTGACTGGACCAATGATGCGGTGGAGTATTACAACAAGACATACCCTGTCTGGAAGAGGGACACCAGGGTGGGAGTGTTTGGAGCTCTAGGAGTGGCTCAGG gcttctttgtgtttctgggTACACTGCTTCTTGCCAATGCATCAGTTGCTGCATCTCGTATCATGCACTCAAGGCTGCTGAACAATATTCTGCGAGTGCCCATGGTGTTCTTTGACACCACACCAATTGGAAGAATTGTCAATCGCTTTGCAAAG GACATTTTCACCGTAGACGAAGCCATTCCTCAGTCATTCCGCTCCTggctcctgtgtctgctgggcGTGCTGGGGACGCTGTTTGTCATCTGCCTGGCCACCCCTTTCTTTACCATAATCATCATTCCTCTGGCCCTGATCTATTACTTTGTACAG CGCTTCTATGTAGCCACGTCAAGGCAGCTGCGTCGACTGGACTCAGTGTCTCGCTCTCCTATATATTCTCACTTTGGTGAGACAGTGTCAGGTCTGTCAGTGATAAGAGCCTACAATCATCAAGAGAGGTTTCTTAAACACAATGAAATAACTATTGATGAAAACCTCAAAAGCGTTTACCCGTGGATAGTGTCGAACAG ATGGCTGGCCATCCGTCTAGAGTTCCTTGGAAACCTGGTGGTGTTTTTCGCCGCTCTGTTTGCTGTCATTTCTAGAGATTCTCTCGATAGCGGCCTTGTTGGACTGTCTATATCCTACGCCCTTAAC GTAACACAGACCCTCAACTGGCTGGTGAGAATGACGTCAGAACTGGAGACTAACATTGTAGCTGTGGAGAGAGTGAGTGAATATTCTGAGCTGGACAATGAG gCTACATGGGTAACTGACACTCGGCCTCCAGAGAAGTGGCCAGAGGCAGGAAGAGTGCAGTTTGAAAACTACAAAGTCCGTTACAGACCTGGATTAGACCTGGTGCTGCATGGAATCACTTGTGACATCGACAGCACAGAgaag ATCGGTATAGTGGGCCGCACAGGTGCTGGGAAATCCAGCCTCACAAACTGCATGTTTAGGATTATTGAAGCTGCAGAAGGTCGCATTATCATTGATGATGTAGATATATCTTCAATAGGCCTACACGACTTGAGAAACAGGATCACAATCATACCACAG GATCCAGTGTTGTTCTCCGGGACACTGAGGATGAACTTGGACCCATTTGACAAATTCAGTGATGAGGAGATTTGGAGAGTGCTGGAGCTCTCTCATCTGAAGGGCTACGTATCAGGGCTACAGGAAGGATTGCAACATGAAGTTGCAGAAGGCGGAGAGAACCTCAG TGTCGGGCAGAGGCAGCTGCTGTGTCTGGCTCGAGCACTGCTCAGGAAGTCTCGTATCTTAATTCTGGATGAAGCAACGGCAGCTGTTGACCTGGAGACTGACAACCTGATTCAAAACACCATCCGCAAAGAGTTTTCACACTGCACTGTCCTCACCATTGCCCACCGCCTGAATACTATCATGGACAGCTCCAG GGTAATGGTCCTTCATGATGGCAAAATTGTCGAATTTGATTCTCCGAACAACCTCCTGGAAAAACGCGGTCACTTCTGTGCGATGGCAAAGGATGCAGGGATTACACAACAATACGACACAGCTCTGTAA